CCGCAATGCCAACCGAAGCGGGAAGGCCCACTTCCTCACGGATTCTTGTTCGAATGAGGCCGCCAACTTCCACGGGCGAGCCAAACTGGCGGCGAGCACCGCTGACATCCAGAAAAGCCTCATCAATACTGACTGGTTCCACCAGTGGAGTCACGCTGTGCAGTACTTCCATCACCTGTTTGGAGTAGCTGCCATAGAGGTCATGACGCCCAGGAAGCAAGACAGCCGCTGGGCAGAGTGCGCGGGCGCGCCCAATCGGCATACCCGCACGGACTCCAAACGCCCTCGCCTCATAAGTTGCGGCAGTGACAACGCCGCGGACTCCGATGCCGCCCACAATCACCGGCAGTCCCCGGAGTGCTGGGTTCTGTAACACCTCCACCGAGGCAAAGAAGCTGTCCATGTCAACGTGGAGAATCGGAGCCTCACTGTCGTCACCACCCCACTGGCTGTGGACTTTGCCCCGCGGTGAGACTGACATTGCTTCCACCTCCTTCCCCACCTACACCGTAGCTAGTCCCTCCGACATTTCACTACCACCTGAGACTATGTAGGGTAAAGCAGTGGCCAAGGTACAAAAGAGAACTGCCCTCCCCCATTCGGTGACGCGGATGGGCACGGAGATATCCAGCACCGGCTCTTCGCTTAGAGTCAGCGCGTCGGGAATCGAACAATCCGTCATCGACCTCAGTCGTCCAAAAACCATTGAGTTTGAATACCTGCAACATATGGACGTGCTCTTGGACATGGCTCATGAAGCATGGTCCATCCCGCATCTGCGCGCCTTCCACGGCGGAGCCGGCGCCTGCGCACTCCCCCTCGCATGGGAAGCCAAGCATCCGGCAATGTCACAGGTTGCAGTTGAAGTGGACCCTGAGCTCGTAGAAGTCGTTGGTGGGGCCGCCGGTCTCAAGAGGAAACCTCGACTCAAGTTGAGAGTAGGAGACGCGGAGCAAGTTCTCGCTGGATCTGGAGCCAAGTACAACGTCATCGTTCGTGACGCGTTTGTTGGCTCCCGAACGCCCCGTCACCTGACAACTAGCAAGTGGACGAACCTGGTCGCGTCGCGTCTCCTGGACGAGGGCGTCTACCTTGTCAATGTCGGCAGGGACAGGACCGCGCCGTCAAAGGAGGAAGTGGCAACCGTCCTCGACATCTTCGCCGTGACAACTGTTGTGACAGACCCAAAAGTGTGGCGCGGTGACCGCAGCGGTAACCTCGTCGTAGCGGGGTGGGTTGGCCTGCTACCTGACTTTGACGAACTAGACCGGGTGCTGCGACGGCTGCCCCTGCCTGCACGTCTCTACCGAACCGATGAGGTGAGGCGTTGGCTGGGTGGCGCCCAACCAATCGACCACTAGGGAACTACGCACCGCCATCGTCAACGGGACCTTCCTTGAAGGGAGGCTCATCTGGCTCTTCGGGCAGGCGATCCAGCTCCCACACGTTTGGCGCACGGTGTCTTGGCCGAGGTCGAGACACGCCAGCTCCGTCCTCCACACCTTCAGAGTTCGCGTCGTCGCCAGTTGATCCTGGGAGTCTCTGCTCGCTTGCTGGCTTCTGCTTGGAGCGTGTCTTCAAGTAGCTCTCGATTGCGTCACCGATCGCATCCGCCATGGAGTCCGTTGGCGTACTATCCATCCGTTCGGCCTCGGGAAACACGGCCTGATCAATACCAGTCAAGTCATCCCATCCAGGCAGGACCGCCTCCAACTGTGAGGTTGCATCCTCCGCTTCCTCCCCGCGCATCACGGAATCAATCTCGATGCCCTCAGCGGCAGCCAGTGAGATCGAGTCGAAGTGCTGTTCAAGACCCTGAACAGTGCGTTGCAGGTCGGGGTTAACTTCAAGAAGTCTCTCCACCTGGCTCGCGTCCTCGTCCGCACCTCTCTCAAGGTCACCAATGGGGAGCTGCAGGTCAGCGATCTCCGCTAGACGCCTCAACAGTGCCGACGATGCTCTGGGGAATGTCACATCAGAGAGGTAATAGGGCACTGTCGCAAGCAGCGTTGCGCCAGTGACGCCTTCAAGATG
This genomic stretch from Schaalia sp. JY-X169 harbors:
- a CDS encoding PAC2 family protein, with product MARIEDLYTKGPAAGSKAPILIAHFEGAMDAGSAGTLAVVQLLTSLSPERVATFDTDLLIDYRSHRPVMEVDEWVTTDMSEPEIALDLVHDDAGTPILLLHGPEPDARWKSFRDAVGTLAEEAGVEAIFSFHGLPAAVPHTRPATVHLQSTDRDVIPQQPLMGGTARFPAPLTSFLQYHLHLEGVTGATLLATVPYYLSDVTFPRASSALLRRLAEIADLQLPIGDLERGADEDASQVERLLEVNPDLQRTVQGLEQHFDSISLAAAEGIEIDSVMRGEEAEDATSQLEAVLPGWDDLTGIDQAVFPEAERMDSTPTDSMADAIGDAIESYLKTRSKQKPASEQRLPGSTGDDANSEGVEDGAGVSRPRPRHRAPNVWELDRLPEEPDEPPFKEGPVDDGGA
- a CDS encoding spermidine synthase, whose amino-acid sequence is MAKVQKRTALPHSVTRMGTEISSTGSSLRVSASGIEQSVIDLSRPKTIEFEYLQHMDVLLDMAHEAWSIPHLRAFHGGAGACALPLAWEAKHPAMSQVAVEVDPELVEVVGGAAGLKRKPRLKLRVGDAEQVLAGSGAKYNVIVRDAFVGSRTPRHLTTSKWTNLVASRLLDEGVYLVNVGRDRTAPSKEEVATVLDIFAVTTVVTDPKVWRGDRSGNLVVAGWVGLLPDFDELDRVLRRLPLPARLYRTDEVRRWLGGAQPIDH